One segment of Tetrapisispora phaffii CBS 4417 chromosome 1, complete genome DNA contains the following:
- the YPP1 gene encoding Ypp1p (similar to Saccharomyces cerevisiae YPP1 (YGR198W); ancestral locus Anc_5.142), whose amino-acid sequence MISIAQTLSSRLIGANVFCSADENLNKVLTLQFRVHYHVFGLTTTKAIGNNIEVADIQPKNANVLLSDCEKLLSKIKSSEPTRDLLQKILFNCMGMISFHTKDIQKSKNFFQKSNSIKINAEDQKKFETYLKLESLYYGSKINNNNLQLYYDNLLPVLNNRIPSESNGLTMHVLQLILEQLKSNTNDDIKTFFSLFKSDSPVSSGLLPLIVCYIYRTNKNIKLDEFFLSIGNDIISKAKFPSAEEQNNEELEQFLVFLDLYFRDEYTKSVSNKWKQFLISSIASTFQSISVARAALVYFGKFGESENDMKESILNFVNYTKYSNKEAELQEEDNIEEYRDIISLIDAYAYTLKIAHDESTNIENLYDFDDTSIALSNLLKTVYEQNNFNFIDNNDASDWKKLSLKLNLPGNVKFVLFNAWKTLYEIRQNKLEYLTSNNLSIYLANSICLVNDLEQTLLPELEFLYAYNLAQQRQLEPATSFLKSVTLEKFPEHYKSWHLLALCDSAVNEDKETAFKIVCSVLEAMKLSLEQNKLTPSDRWQYIHLQLTQLSIVEDNFGTSEALDLLPEVLELYSTLFPEGSEDSFNLGTEVSQSKEYLLQTIWNFAANMYMNINEEFLEQADDAITEAVNVSKKFKNLNCNITKGNLFLTQEAPNKALKEFEYVLHYDKYNLEALLGLAEIVLDSGKNEKTSNSPDEYYTLVPQNNMKQRTYSNNIFANEKDQLATIARLKYLLEYATSHKVEAYYSAEIWWYLSLIYEKYQDKRYKSSIMNCIRFKEATPIRSFKFCNY is encoded by the coding sequence ATGATCTCTATTGCTCAAACTTTATCATCCAGGTTAATTGGAGCTAACGTGTTCTGCTCTGCggatgaaaatttaaataaggTTCTTACATTACAATTTCGTGTTCATTATCATGTTTTTGGATTAACTACCACTAAAGCCATcggtaataatattgaagtAGCAGACATTCAGCCAAAGAATGCTAATGTTTTATTGAGTGATTGTGAAAAGCTTTTGAGCAAAATTAAATCTAGCGAACCAACAAGAGatttattacaaaaaatattattcaattgtatGGGTATGATTTCATTTCATACCAAAGATATCCAAAAGTCGAAGAATTTCTTCCAAAAATCCAATTCTATTAAGATCAATGCTGaagatcaaaaaaaatttgaaacttATCTAAAGTTAGAAAGCTTATACTATGGAAgcaaaataaataataataacttaCAGTTATACtatgataatttattgcCTGTTCTGAACAACCGAATTCCAAGTGAATCAAATGGGCTAACTATGCATGTGCTCCAATTAATTTTGGAACAATTGAAATCTAATACAAACGATGATATCaaaacttttttttcattgtttaAGTCAGATTCTCCCGTTTCTTCTGGTTTGTTACCACTTATTGTATGCTATATTTATAGAaccaataaaaatataaaattagatGAATTTTTCCTATCAATTGGTAACGACATAATTTCAAAGGCAAAATTTCCAAGTGCTgaagaacaaaataatgaagaacTCGAACAATTTTTGGTGTTTTTAGATCTATACTTCAGAGATGAATACACCAAGTCTGTTTCAAATAAGTGGAAACAATTCCTAATTTCATCCATTGCATCAACATTTCAAAGCATATCAGTTGCAAGAGCAGCTCTTGTATATTTCGGTAAATTTGGTGAATCAGAAAATGACATGAAAGAGTCAATACTAAACTTTGTAAACTATACAAAGTATAGTAATAAAGAAGCAGAATTACAAGAGGAGGATAATATTGAGGAATATAGAgatataatttctttaattgatGCATATGCTTATACATTAAAGATAGCTCACGATGAATCTactaatattgaaaatctTTATGACTTTGACGATACATCAATTGCTTTGTCGAATTTACTAAAAACAGTTTATGagcaaaataattttaattttatagaTAATAATGACGCATCTGACTGGAAAAAACTATCTTTAAAGTTAAACTTACCTGGTAATGTCAAGTTTGTTTTATTCAATGCTTGGAAAACACTTTATGAAATAAGACAAAATAAACTGGAATACTTGACATCTAacaatttatcaatatatttggCAAATTCCATTTGTTTAGTTAACGATTTAGAGCAAACATTGCTTCCAGAATTGGAGTTTTTGTATGCATATAATCTCGCACAACAAAGACAGTTGGAACCTGCAACATCCTTTTTAAAGTCTGTTACTTTGGAGAAGTTCCCAGAACACTATAAATCATGGCATTTGTTGGCTTTATGCGATTCCGCTGTCAACGAAGATAAAGAAACTgcatttaaaattgtttgTTCAGTATTGGAAGCGATGAAATTAAGCCTGGAACAGAATAAATTGACTCCTAGTGACAGGTGGCAATATATCCATTTACAATTAACTCAATTGAGTATTGTTGAAGATAACTTCGGTACTTCAGAAGCTCTTGATCTGTTGCCCGAAGTATTAGAGCTTTACTCTACATTATTCCCAGAAGGATCTGAAGATTCGTTCAATTTAGGGACTGAAGTTTCTCAATCTAAGGAATATTTACTTCAAACAATCTGGAATTTTGCTGCTAATATGTACATGAATATCAATGAAGAATTTTTGGAGCAAGCTGATGATGCCATTACCGAAGCAGTGAATGTAAGtaagaaattcaaaaatttaaactGTAATATTACAAAAGGTAACCTTTTCTTAACTCAAGAAGCCCCAAACAAGGCTCTAAAAGAGTTTGAATATGTTTTACATTAcgataaatataatttggAAGCTTTATTAGGATTAGCTGAAATAGTACTAGATTCCGgcaaaaatgaaaaaacaTCTAATTCGCCAGATGAATATTATACATTAGTACcacaaaataatatgaaaCAAAGAACCTATTCtaacaatatttttgcCAACGAAAAAGATCAATTAGCAACAATTGCTAGGTTAAAATATTTGCTGGAATACGCGACAAGTCATAAAGTGGAAGCTTATTACTCTGCAGAAATATGGTGGTACctatctttaatatatgaaaAGTACCAAGATAAACGTTACAAGTCATCTATAATGAATTGTATTAGATTTAAAGAAGCTACGCCAATTCGTAGTTTTAAATTCTGTAACTActaa
- the ELP2 gene encoding Elongator subunit ELP2 (similar to Saccharomyces cerevisiae ELP2 (YGR200C); ancestral locus Anc_5.139) — protein sequence MVSVNSEAIFVGANKQTQVSDYNKKKQTLAFGAGNHIALWNPTNPEFNGVHCTLKGHCSEVTCVKFIPNSEYLVSASEDFHVKIWKFLDNNDVECVQTITEHNSTIVTLSVLDNLIAIGCADGSVSIWVRNSNYTNGNEHFKFGYNLDVQKGVYPLTLALSNISANKYLLALGGTSVHIFVHSFSLENDIILNCHQVAKLEGHEDWVKSLAFRYQETPGDYFLASGSQDRYIRVWRIRTNDLIDNYDEDQTKLTLLSNKQYKFQYDQNLKVAINFEALIMGHDDWISSLQWHESRLELLAATADTSIMVWAPDEASGIWVCASRLGEISSKGASTATGSTGGFWSCVWFSNNDVDYILTNGKTGSWRVWETKDRTFWHPSLGISGPAMEATDLSWSSNGDYLLATSLDQTTRLFAPWKLDNNNVERKVKTWHEFSRPQIHGYDMVCVEPISETRFVSGGDEKILRSFDLPKGVSDIITKFVDIKFTSESNMPEAASIPALGLSNKATTDDNLDENEEQDNNERETNDNKNISYDLVSALVTPPLEDQLQRHLLWPEIEKLYGHGYEITSVAVSSDQQLIASSCRSNNRQHAVIRMFDANTWLEIKPPLSFHDLTITRLQFSHDCKYLLSVSRDRKLAVWERNLENNEFTLKYEKEKPHTRIIWDCVWVPKEFGNSFITCSRDKTIKIWDFKNDDYELINSQKFETAVTAVAVHQRVVDSKIFIAAGLENGDIFLYSYGLEGFVEILKLENKITPGDRINRLRWSSSSLNNKSLLASASVDHSVRVYSFDLFN from the coding sequence atggTTTCTGTAAATTCTGAGGCTATTTTTGTGGGAGCCAACAAACAAACTCAAGTTAGCGATTACAATAAGAAAAAGCAAACATTAGCATTCGGTGCAGGTAATCATATTGCTTTATGGAATCCAACAAATCCAGAGTTTAATGGTGTACATTGTACATTAAAGGGACATTGTTCAGAGGTTACATGCGTTAAATTTATTCCAAACTCGGAATACCTGGTATCTGCTTCCGAAGATTTCCATGTCAAGATTTGGAAGTTTTTGGATAACAACGATGTTGAATGTGTACAAACTATTACAGAACATAATAGTACAATAGTTACGTTATCGGTATTGGATAATTTGATTGCTATCGGTTGTGCAGATGGCTCTGTGTCGATTTGGGTtagaaattcaaattacACCAACGGCAACGaacattttaaatttggaTATAATTTAGATGTTCAAAAGGGGGTTTATCCATTAACTTTGGCACTATCTAATATATCTGcgaataaatatttattggCTTTAGGCGGTACTTCTGTACATATATTTGTGCATTCTTTTTCCCTGGAGAATGATATAATCTTGAATTGTCATCAAGTTGCCAAATTAGAAGGCCATGAAGATTGGGTAAAATCTTTAGCATTCCGTTATCAGGAAACTCCAGGCGACTACTTCTTAGCATCAGGTTCTCAAGATAGATACATAAGAGTTTGGAGAATAAGAacaaatgatttaatagATAATTACGATGAAGATCAAACAAAATTAACATTATTGAGtaataaacaatataaattcCAGTACGATCAAAATCTAAAAGTTGCGATAAATTTTGAAGCATTAATAATGGGCCATGATGATTGGATTTCTTCCTTACAATGGCATGAATCTCGTTTAGAATTATTAGCAGCAACAGCAGATACCTCCATAATGGTCTGGGCTCCTGATGAGGCATCTGGTATTTGGGTTTGTGCCTCTAGATTAGGTGAAATATCCTCAAAGGGTGCATCGACTGCTACAGGATCAACAGGTGGTTTTTGGTCATGTGTTTGGTTCTCTAACAATGACGTCGACTATATATTAACCAACGGTAAAACAGGTTCATGGAGAGTATGGGAAACCAAAGATAGAACTTTTTGGCATCCCTCACTTGGTATATCTGGACCTGCAATGGAAGCTACGGATCTTTCTTGGTCTTCAAACGGTGATTATTTACTTGCTACATCTCTTGATCAAACAACAAGATTGTTTGCTCCATGGAAGTTGGATAACAATAATGTTGAAAGAAAAGTAAAAACATGGCATGAATTTTCAAGACCACAAATTCATGGTTATGATATGGTTTGTGTTGAACCTATCTCTGAAACTAGATTTGTCAGCGGCGGTGATGAAAAAATTCTAAGATCATTTGACTTACCAAAGGGTGTATCGGATATTATTACGAAATTTGTGGATATCAAATTTACGTCAGAATCTAATATGCCTGAAGCTGCATCTATTCCAGCTTTAGGGTTATCTAACAAGGCTACAACAGATGACAATCTTGACGAAAATGAAGAAcaagataataatgaaagaGAAACTAAtgacaataaaaatatatcatatGATCTAGTTTCAGCCCTAGTCACACCCCCACTAGAAGATCAGTTACAAAGACATTTACTATGGCCGGAAATTGAGAAATTATACGGCCATGGTTACGAAATTACTAGTGTTGCAGTCTCTTCAGATCAGCAATTGATTGCCTCTTCATGTAGATCTAATAATAGACAACATGCTGTTATTCGTATGTTTGATGCAAACACATGGTTAGAGATTAAACCGCCTCTATCATTTCATGATTTAACTATTACAAGATTGCAATTTTCTCATGACTGTAAGTATTTATTAAGTGTTAGTAGAGATAGAAAACTTGCTGTATGGGAAAgaaatttagaaaataatgaattcaCCTTGAAATATGAGAAAGAGAAACCACACACTAGGATTATTTGGGACTGTGTTTGGGTTCCAAAGGAATTTGgaaattcttttattacaTGTTCCAGAGacaaaacaattaaaatatgggatttcaaaaatgatgattatGAGTTAATCAATTCacaaaaatttgaaactgCGGTTACTGCAGTAGCAGTACATCAAAGGGTTGTTGatagtaaaatatttattgcAGCAGGTTTGGAAAATGGTGACATTTTCTTGTATTCCTATGGTTTAGAAGGTTTTgttgaaattttgaaacttgaaaataaaattactCCAGGTGATAGAATAAACCGTTTAAGATGgtcttcttcttcactaaataataaaagtcTGTTAGCTTCTGCTAGCGTTGATCATTCAGTGCGTGTATATTCTTTTGacttatttaattaa
- the TMA22 gene encoding Tma22p (similar to Saccharomyces cerevisiae TMA22 (YJR014W); ancestral locus Anc_5.144) produces MLQEVVYCGVCTFPPEYCEFTGKLKRCKVWLKENHSDLYEKLYGDEEVGDKEVSGVAKNLADSSIGEEREEKLEKDLKRLQTKQENREQRELAKKLSSKVVIKREARTKRKFIVAISGLEVFEVDMKKLAKTFASKFATGCSVSKNAEKKDEVVIQGDVLEEVQKHIKGMLEEKGLKDVKMEIIDSAKKKKQPEGAEGAPATNGKK; encoded by the coding sequence ATGCTACAAGAGGTTGTCTATTGCGGAGTTTGCACTTTCCCACCTGAATACTGTGAGTTCACTGGTAAATTAAAACGTTGTAAGGTTTGGTTAAAGGAAAACCATTCTGATTtatatgaaaaattatatggAGACGAAGAAGTTGGTGATAAGGAAGTTAGTGGTGTAGCTAAAAACTTAGCAGACTCTTCTATCGGCgaagaaagagaagagAAATTGGAGAAAGATTTGAAGAGATTACAAACTAAACAAGAGAATAGAGAACAAAGAGAATTAGCCAAGAAACTATCCTCAAAGGTTGTTATTAAGAGAGAGGCTAGAACTAAAAGAAAGTTTATTGTGGCCATCTCTGGTTTGGAAGTGTTTGAAGTTGatatgaaaaaattagCTAAAACTTTTGCTTCGAAATTTGCTACTGGTTGTTCTGTTTCAAAGAATgctgaaaagaaagatgaaGTTGTTATTCAAGGTGATGTCTTAGAAGAAGTTCAAAAACATATTAAAGGTATGCTAGAAGAAAAAGGGTTGAAAGATGTTAAAATGGAAATAATCGACTCTGCTAAGAAGAAAAAGCAACCTGAAGGTGCTGAAGGTGCTCCTGCCACAAATGGTAAAAAGTAA
- the PMT6 gene encoding dolichyl-phosphate-mannose-protein mannosyltransferase PMT6 (similar to Saccharomyces cerevisiae PMT6 (YGR199W); ancestral locus Anc_5.140), translating to MESTTSGFDEHQNLSDLSKRNNKDNVQEDVVDQIDDNKTQINEKKNVCAKNHLGFGNILVKIEPILGPLLITILSFVVRFYKIDRNKNVVWDEAHFGKFGSYYIKHEFYHDVHPPLGKMLIALSEWLAGFDGDFDFESNTAYPAGVDFKFMRQFNATFGALCAPVTYYTAKWMGFNILTVYLVSIMVTLELSYIALSKFILLDSMLLFFTMTTFSCMVKIYNLRNKPFTPQWSIWMLLTGINIGCVCSVKWVGLFITVIVGLYTIVELWALSCDATLSRKKYYKHWLIRIIDLIIIPFLVYMNCFKVHFSLLYKSGTGDASTNTLFQVNLEGTQIENSPRTVMFGSDVTIRSHGLSPNLLHSHIQTYPVGSLQNQITGYGFSDENNKWTFKFAREDGIFFDSNNKTVNGELIAVKDGDTVRLNHKSTMRNLHSHYVASHVSQGNFEVSGYGTDEGGDAKDNWIIEIVQQLKSNNPDFHQEDSENIHPVSTFFRLRHQELGCYLASTGFSYPGWGFKQSEIVCKNSWSKRDKSTWWNVEDHWNDMLEIEDDYVPPKSKFWTDFILINFAMAASNNALIPDDDKYDNLASEPWEWPTLHIGLRMCTWAHDVYRYYLIGSPFNTWLSTASLFVCIIILAYTLYEWRRQKIHLNENNIWKLSIQFVFPFIAWVTHFVPFLIMGRVTYVHHYLPALYFSMLVFASTVDYLLSGSKTYIKYPSYLILFGSCIYIYIIFAPLCQGMTGFNNEDLKKISWLSSWDFNF from the coding sequence ATGGAGTCTACAACTTCAGGTTTTGATGAACATCAGAATCTTTCAGACCTGTcgaaaagaaataataaagataatgtTCAAGAGGATGTGGTAGATCAAATTGACGATAACAAAACCCAAATAAATGAGAAAAAGAACGTTTGTGCTAAAAATCACCTTGGATTTGGCAATATACTGGTAAAAATCGAACCAATTCTTGGTCCTCTTCTTATTACAATATTATCCTTTGTAGTAagattttataaaattgataGAAACAAGAATGTCGTTTGGGATGAAGCTCATTTTGGTAAATTTGGCTCATATTATATCAAACATGAATTTTATCATGATGTACATCCACCTTTAGGTAAAATGTTAATCGCATTAAGTGAATGGCTAGCAGGATTTGATGgtgattttgattttgaatcaaataCAGCTTATCCTGCTGGCGTAGATTTTAAGTTTATGAGACAATTCAATGCAACATTTGGTGCATTATGTGCACCAGTCACTTATTACACTGCCAAATGGATGggttttaatattttaactgTTTATTTGGTATCCATTATGGTGACTTTAGAACTGTCATATATTGCGTTATCAaagtttattttattagattcAATGTTACTATTTTTTACTATGACAACTTTTTCTTGTATGgttaaaatttataatttgagAAACAAACCATTCACACCACAATGGTCCATATGGATGCTTTTAACTGGTATTAACATTGGATGCGTATGCTCAGTGAAATGGGTAGGTTTATTTATAACTGTTATTGTTGGGTTATACACAATCGTGGAACTATGGGCTCTCTCATGTGATGCTACGTTATcaagaaagaaatattacAAACATTGGTTGATCAgaataattgatttaataataataccatTTTTAGTTTATATGAATTGTTTCAAAGTTCATTTCTCATTACTGTATAAGTCAGGAACGGGTGATGCATCAACAAATACATTATTTCAAGTCAATCTCGAAGGGACACAGATTGAAAACAGTCCAAGAACAGTTATGTTTGGCTCCGATGTCACAATTCGTTCTCATGGTTTAAGCCCAAACCTGTTACATTCTCACATTCAAACTTATCCGGTAGGATCATTACAGAATCAAATTACTGGTTATGGGTTTTCTGacgaaaataataaatggACTTTTAAATTTGCTAGAGAAGATGGTATATTCTTTGATTCTAACAATAAAACTGTAAATGGAGAACTAATAGCTGTAAAGGATGGTGACACTGTCAGATTAAATCATAAAAGTACTATGAGAAATTTACACTCGCACTATGTGGCTTCTCATGTATCACAAGGTAATTTTGAAGTCTCTGGTTATGGAACTGACGAGGGGGGTGATGCAAAAGACAATTGGATCATCGAGATCGTTcaacaattaaaatcaaacaATCCTGACTTTCATCAAGAAGATTCAGAAAATATACATCCAGTTTCCACTTTTTTTAGACTGAGACATCAAGAATTAGGTTGTTATTTAGCCTCTACAGGATTTTCGTATCCAGGTTGGGGTTTTAAGCAATCCGAAATTGTTTGCAAGAACTCTTGGTCTAAGCGTGACAAATCGACATGGTGGAATGTGGAAGATCATTGGAATGATATGCTGGAAATTGAAGATGACTATGTTCCACCAAAATCTAAATTTTGGACTGATTTTATTCTAATTAATTTTGCTATGGCTGCATCAAACAATGCTCTAATTCCCGATGATGATAAATACGATAATTTGGCATCAGAACCTTGGGAATGGCCAACATTACATATTGGGTTACGTATGTGCACTTGGGCTCATGATGTATACAGATACTATTTAATTGGATCTCCATTCAATACATGGCTTTCAACAGCTTCACTTTTTGTTTGCATAATAATTTTGGCATATACATTATATGAATGGAGAAGACAAAAGATTCATCTAAATGAAAACAACATATGGAAGCTATCCATACAATTTGTTTTCCCTTTTATTGCATGGGTCACTCATTTTGTGCCATTTCTGATAATGGGAAGAGTTACATAtgttcatcattatttaccTGCACTTTATTTTTCTATGTTAGTGTTTGCATCCACAGTCGACTATTTGTTGAGCGGTAGTAAAACATACATCAAATATCCATCTTatctaatattatttggtAGTTGTATCTACATTTACATCATATTTGCTCCACTTTGTCAAGGTATGACTggatttaataatgaagacTTGAAAAAGATCTCATGGTTATCATCTTGGGATTTCAATTTCTAA
- the THI4 gene encoding thiamine thiazole synthase (similar to Saccharomyces cerevisiae THI4 (YGR144W); ancestral locus Anc_5.141): MSSTQTETQPQLQVSSGPICHALSDIVKTDDWSDFKFAPITESTVSRAMTSRYFADMDKYAVADVIIVGCGSSGLSAAYVIAKNRPDLKIVLVESALACGGGGWVSGQLFSAMVMRKPTDLFLKEVGIPYEDEGDYVVVKHAALFTSTMISKVLQFPNVKLFNATAVEDLITRPSSKGGDSVTVAGVVTNWTLVTMNHDTQSCMDPNVIELAGYKQDGTRDHSQKHGVILSTTGHDGPFGAFSAKRIVSIDNSNNLVGMKGLDMNRAEAGVVKNSGSYAGVESIYFAGMEVAELAGCNRMGPTFGAMVVSGVKAAEEILKHFA; the protein is encoded by the coding sequence ATGTCTTCAACTCAAACTGAAACTCAACCTCAATTGCAGGTCTCTAGTGGACCAATCTGTCATGCTTTGTCTGACATAGTCAAGACTGATGACTGGtctgattttaaatttgcTCCAATTACTGAGTCCACTGTTTCCCGTGCCATGACCTCTCGTTACTTCGCAGATATGGATAAATACGCTGTCGCTGATGTTATAATCGTCGGTTGTGGTTCTTCTGGTTTATCTGCAGCCTATGTCATTGCCAAGAATAGGCctgatttaaaaattgtcTTAGTTGAAAGTGCCTTAGCCTGTGGAGGTGGTGGTTGGGTCTCTGGTCAATTATTCAGTGCAATGGTTATGAGAAAGCCAACTGACTTGTTTTTAAAGGAAGTTGGTATTCCATATGAGGATGAAGGTGACTACGTTGTTGTTAAACATGCTGCCTTATTTACTTCCACAATGATTTCTAAAGTTTTACAATTTCCAAATGTTAAGTTATTCAATGCCACTGCTGTTGAAGATTTGATTACTAGACCATCATCAAAGGGTGGTGATTCAGTTACAGTTGCCGGTGTTGTTACCAACTGGACTTTGGTTACAATGAACCACGATACTCAAAGTTGTATGGATCCAAATGTCATTGAATTAGCCGGTTACAAACAAGACGGTACTCGTGATCATTCCCAAAAACATGGTGTTATTTTATCCACTACTGGTCATGATGGTCCATTTGGTGCCTTCTCAGCCAAGAGGATTGTCTCAATTGATAACTCTAATAACTTAGTCGGTATGAAGGGTCTTGACATGAACAGAGCTGAAGCTGGTGTTGTTAAGAATTCCGGTTCTTATGCTGGTGTTGAATCAATATACTTTGCTGGTATGGAAGTTGCTGAATTAGCTGGCTGTAACAGAATGGGTCCAACATTCGGTGCCATGGTTGTTTCAGGTGTTAAAGCTGCtgaagaaattttaaagcACTTTGCTTAG